The genomic window ttacatttttCAAATACTGGTCTTAATACCACATAATACAGACTGCcattataaaataaattaattggGTATGAGATGCTcatgtcattataaatttgaatgaATCACAGAATGTATGTCAGGATGAATAGCAGACTGAATTTCAGAATGTATAACAGACTGAATATCAGTGGCAATATGTTCACGAATGTCTGCTTGAAGATGAGAGGCAACACTTTTCGTCACATCGGACtccacatctggctgaatttgcaCATGAATTTCATTTTGCTGAATTTCTGTTTCCACTTCAACAATAGGCATATCTATCAAAAATTCACTAGTGATTTCTGTGTCACTGAGAGCAAGCTCAGTTATCTGCTCTATTTCCATaacaacagcatcatcatcaaGTCTGACTTGTTTTATTCGTTCCTTGTCTTTGGTGTGAGTCTTTGTGTGTTTCTGCATGTCACCCTTCTGTGCAAAGGCACGACTGCATATTGGACACTGGTGAGGTTTTTCACCTGTATGTGTGCGTTTATGCACAACCAGAGATTGAAGGCGTTTGAATCTCCTTTCACAGAAAGGGCAAGGATATGGATATTCATCTTTATGGAGAGCGGAATGCTGTTTCAAAGTGAAGGAGCTTCTGAAAGTCTTTCCACATACATCACACTCATATGGCCGTTCACCAGTGTGAATTCTCATATGAACACGGTAAGGATCCACAGCAATAAAACGCTTCCCACACACTTCACAATCAAAAGGTTTTTTCTCCCCCGTGTGCTTTGCTAGGTGATATTTAAGCGTTAATTCAGACTTTAATTTCTTAGAACAGATAACACACTCATAGCTTACATCCTGAACATTACCAAAGTCATATAAATGCTTCTTTTTGTGCTGGTTTAGATTTCCCAGTCTATTAAATGCAGCACCACAGGTCTCACACGTATGCGGTTTTACTCCAGAATGGCTTAACTTATGCTGTTTTACCAAAGCCTTGCTGTAGAATGCTCGACCACAAATATCACAATGGAAGTTCTTTTCAGTTGAATGAATTATCAAATGTTTATTAACAGAAACATTGTCTTTGAAGCTCTTACCACAAGTTGGGCATGAACAAGGCCTATCACTTGAGTGTGTTCTCATGTGAACTCTTAGACTTTGGGGGTTTGACAACACTTTGCCACAAAGGTAGCACAAAACATTTCTGCTGTCAGAGTGTATTTTTTCGTGTCGCCACATTGCACTTCTATTGGCAAATGTTTTATTGCAGATACTACACGTTAAAGACTTGGGTTCAATATGAGTGCGTTTGTGACGTCTCAATGCCTTTTTGAAATGAAATGATTCTTGACAAATAGTACATGTGTATGGCTTCTCATTTGTATGGAGTCGCCTATGAATTTCTAGCTGGGATTTAATTTTATAATGGGCACCGCAAAATTCACATATATTTTCTGCGGGAATGTGATGTTCTTTTACATGTTTTCGATAAGGTTTCAGCCCGCAAAAAACTAGGCCACAATCTTCACATTTATGTAGCTCTCTCTTTCTGTATCTTCTAACATTTTTGTTGTCTGGCAACTTTTCTATGCTATGCTTTGTAAACTCATGTATAAAGAGTTTATCTGATGTCTCAAATCTCTGCTTACAAATAGTACACTTATGAGGTCTTTCACTATCACATTCAACACTAAAGAATGACCCATCAAATGTATTATTTTCTGTATTCGACGTCTCCTCCTTCTGACTGATTTTGGAATAACTCTTTAGTCCAAAACTGCCAGCTGCTTTGTAGTCAGAAATATTAGGTTCTAATTTAGATGTTTCACAACCGGAAAACAATGATGTTTGATGTGATGATGTTATAGAGCTGTCACAAGAATCATTACCAACATTTCCATCACTCTGATTGCCTGACTCAGTGAAAACATAGATAACATCGTTCTTCTCCACGATATCTGAACacctgaaacagatgatgacataATAGGTGAGTGAAGGTACATTTAATGCCTATTATGCAGTACCTTTTATTATACAGTGAAAAGATTGATCCCATTACTAAGAaacaaaatatatacagggtgtccataattaaagttccactttCGAAATACTGTAGAAAGAGCACCTCTActaagaatgatgtcaaatttgaaccttcctctgtgtccaaatttgtttcatcatttcagaatgaagtctctctCTTCCATCAGACCATACTGTTTCAGTCTGTtctctaatttccctctgaccaacttgcCAATCAAACATCTTTtatctgaatgtttttctatctatACCATCTGCCTGAGTTACACCAGCTTCTTTAAGATCCTCCTTGATTGCAGCgaccatttaattggctcagttgtggccttacttctgtttttgtaGAATATGAACAACATATTATTGACACAAGGGGAAACATCATGGCattaacatacagggtgagtcgctaacaattgccaccaagaataactcagaaagtatgataggactgaaaagtttgtggcacaaaagttgcatgggacatcgGGGGCCATATTATaaggttggttttttgttgctaggtggggtcgcttcagtgatatgaagatcaactttgtttttttaaatgggatgctatagtttggtacttattttctgatagcggctatcaagacaaatccaatggttggttggttggtttggggaaggagaccagacagcgtggtcatcggtctcatcggattagggaaggatggggaaggaagtcggccgtgccctttcagaggaacaaatccaatgatgtgtaactgtaaggtctttgaaggtgaaCGAAGGTCAGAAACatggcacgaacgtccatttacggAAGGTATTTGAAATGATGActgttggtatcaatgcagtgcggcAATCTTATTATAgtgaattgagtggtattccttatcacttcggcacttatcgaagcacatgctctgacaattctctctcgcatatcttcaggtctagttggaatgtctttataaacaatgtctttcacgaatccccacaagaaaaaaaccaGAGGCATCAAGTCTAGCAAACACGCCGGCCACGACACACCTCCTccatgtccaatccaacgatttgagaattgtctctgcaactcatttctagccatcagcgaaaaatgtgccggacacccatcatgttgataccacattctgttccttgttcctaaaggtatttcttgcaacaacagacctaatgtttcttgcaggaatgttgtgtacctcctaccattaagatttcctttgatgaaacAGGGGCCTGCAATTCTGTCCTCCAAaatccacaccatacattcaccgaccacgaattttggtgtgcaactttctgcagccaacatggattttcagttgcccaataaggcATGTtaggcaaattaacatttccatagttTGTGAATTTAGCCTTGTCAGTAAatacaatcaaattaataaatgtgtcatccctctgaatctgaagttgagcccaccagcagaattaaatgcgatgcatacaatccatactagttaattcttggtggagtctGATAcgataaggatgatatttatggcgatgcagaacacaaacaatgctactctggctcatgccagattcccttgcaatttgacacAAACTCACACAAGTATCTCAGACCACAGTGGCAAgcgtaccaatttctgtttccttcttAGTAACTtccctttgctggatatgtttccgatgcattaaagatccagatgttctcaatttatcatacacatatttaaatgtacaacatgtagggtgagtacgttgaggatatctttcagcgtataagtctctagctctcactgaatttcacaggcattctctgcaaatgagaagcctatcaacttgttcttcgaaggaatacatcattcacattcgctttattcgacaatactagtcttaccgttcctattagtgttgtattgcgaaaccattGACTGGTGTTTACagatcaatggcacgttagatggatacaccgtattcggCCAATATTTACTATTGCATGATA from Schistocerca nitens isolate TAMUIC-IGC-003100 chromosome 5, iqSchNite1.1, whole genome shotgun sequence includes these protein-coding regions:
- the LOC126260031 gene encoding zinc finger protein 567-like, giving the protein MSNRRCAAKTCFNSQKSRPNLKFFTFPKDEALCRQWVVNCGRDDLLEKTAEQLSKFLLCAEHFEPHWFLNKYRTAFIRSGQPVPTIFYNNLAEFVPKSVRKLCQLRTETSHVSAVDGITSSNKESRHAHLPEESSADSFLREKSDLSFIGGNEQSTNEHYGDTPPEVRARMSESLERRGCYKMCRLCACLVYEDKLMSLFGEQSDNQNVMAMISKFLPDKVHKNDGLPHHVCCSCVFKLSKCHQTVEAFLAADKKLRVLFESQSKSTQNLTYIKLEENQQNPSKSLLSDQVGLPPDLSEFLTVKKTTTGKQSPASVNECSDIVEKNDVIYVFTESGNQSDGNVGNDSCDSSITSSHQTSLFSGCETSKLEPNISDYKAAGSFGLKSYSKISQKEETSNTENNTFDGSFFSVECDSERPHKCTICKQRFETSDKLFIHEFTKHSIEKLPDNKNVRRYRKRELHKCEDCGLVFCGLKPYRKHVKEHHIPAENICEFCGAHYKIKSQLEIHRRLHTNEKPYTCTICQESFHFKKALRRHKRTHIEPKSLTCSICNKTFANRSAMWRHEKIHSDSRNVLCYLCGKVLSNPQSLRVHMRTHSSDRPCSCPTCGKSFKDNVSVNKHLIIHSTEKNFHCDICGRAFYSKALVKQHKLSHSGVKPHTCETCGAAFNRLGNLNQHKKKHLYDFGNVQDVSYECVICSKKLKSELTLKYHLAKHTGEKKPFDCEVCGKRFIAVDPYRVHMRIHTGERPYECDVCGKTFRSSFTLKQHSALHKDEYPYPCPFCERRFKRLQSLVVHKRTHTGEKPHQCPICSRAFAQKGDMQKHTKTHTKDKERIKQVRLDDDAVVMEIEQITELALSDTEITSEFLIDMPIVEVETEIQQNEIHVQIQPDVESDVTKSVASHLQADIREHIATDIQSVIHSEIQSAIHPDIHSVIHSNL